The Miscanthus floridulus cultivar M001 chromosome 6, ASM1932011v1, whole genome shotgun sequence genomic interval GAAGATTGCAAAGGCACCTAATGAGCAGTTGTTTAAGCATTACAAGAGTAAGCTTGCTGCAAAAATTCCTCTGGGGATGGCAagatttggagaaaacaaatcctaTTCATTGGTCTCGAGCTTGGTTCAGACTTGGATCCAATTAGTGAATCAGTTGACAACAACATGAGTGAATCATTCAATAGTTGGATTATAGAATCAAGGTTCAAGCCTATTATTACTATGTTGGAGGACATCAGGATCCAGGTGACTAGAAGAATCTAAGAAAATAGGAAGTAATAGTGAGAGGTGGACAATGGCAGTGTGTCCTAACATTATCAGGAAATTCAACAAGATTAGGCATAGGACACAGTTTTGTCATGTCTTATGGAATGGTGATGCTGGATTTGAAGTGAGAGACAAAAAAAATAGGTTCACAGTAGACCTGAGAAGCAAGACATGCTCATGTAGGTACTGACAAGGCTCTAGGATTCCATGCCAACATGCTTGTGCTGCCCTATTCAAAATAGGCACTAAGAGCCTAACAATTACATACATGAGTGCTTCTCACTTAAGACATACAAGAAGACATACCAACATGTACTACAGCCAGTGGAACATGAGTCGGCTTGGCCTGTgtctccaaatcccaaaccatTGCCTCCTAGAGTAAAAAAGATGCCAGGCCGACCAAAGAAAAATAGGAGAAAAGACCCTTCAGAGCTAGTGAAATCTAGAACCAATTCATCAAAAGTTGGTACTAAAATTAGATGTCGTCGCTATGGAATTTATGGTCACAACTCGAGGACATGCTTTGTGAAAATGGTGTTTACTGAATTTACTATTTTTCCTTGCTGCACTATATTCATTCCTTACTCATTTTACTAACTTGGTCCGTACTGTACAACAGCAAGAACAAGCTGGGTCATATAATCCTCCCGCCACCAATGCAAGTCACTCAAGCCCATTGCAAATTGAACCTGCACAGTCGAAGCAAACTAAAGGAAAATCCATAGCGGCATCATCAAGTAAGAGTAAGATGCCTAAGGGTTCATCATTTATACAGGTTAGTAATAATTCCGACATGTCCATGCTATAAGCCTAAGTAAATTATATATTTGCCTAAATTGGCTTTGCTGTTTATAGTCTGGCCATAAGAGAAGACTGATATCTTTTGGAGAGAGTGCTCAAGCATCTATGAAGTCAAGTGCTCAAGCATCGGCAAAGGCATCTATTGGAGGGAGTGCTTCTGTTGTCATTGAAACTAATGCTGGGACTGCTGGCTCATTTGCAAAGGCAACAATCAATGTAAAAGGTGGACGTGCCTCTGTACAAAATCCATTCGAACTTCACTTGGTCGTGGATCAGCATCAGGCCAAAGCAGCTCGTCCTAGAAAAAAACAACAGAGCTGGTGAATTCAAAGAATAAGATGATGTAGCTTGCCAATGTAGTTTCAAAGCAGCAATGCTTTGTATCACTTAGTCATAATGTCAGTGAACACTTGCATTTGTTATGTCAAAACCATGAGCATGAGACATGttaaatttgtatttgcattCATTTCTCATTGCCTCAAACAGTGGTTACACAATGAGCCATATGCCACAAGCAATTATAATGCTAAAACAAATTAAGATTACAATGCACTCTCGTTGTTCTCTAATAGTACATTTCAGTTCACGAATTTCTTGTTTCGCTCTCTTGTCGATTAGCATACATATCATCCCATTATCCAGATGAATGTTCAGTACAGCTCTGACATGCTGTGCCTCATGGAAACTAGGTCCTGAATCACCCTTTTTGCTCTACCTTCAAAGTGTTCATCGATCCAATACTTGAAATCACAAGACTGCTCAACTTGTGAGCACGCCAGGAACCTTCTTCCTGTGTCTAGACCAGACCAACAACAACACAAAATTGGGGAGAATCCATGCCGGCATGTAAGCCCTGTCCTCACCAGCATCCCCTCTTAATGTTGTTCAAGTAGTGTTTCAAGCTACACCAAATCGATGAATTTTTATCAAAAATCAAATCAATCTCCGATTCAAATCAACCCTAGCCCAAACACCAATAGCTCTACTCACCTCCACTACACGCGTAGCTTCATGAGCGCCAGAACTTGACGCTCCAGGATCTGGCGCTACTCCCCTTATTGGTGTCgaccttctccctctcccctCCCTGGATCCATGCTCCATGGGGATATAGGCACAACAGTCGCCACCTCCATAATGGAGTGAGCAGATGGGGGAGCGATGGAGCTAGCAGATGGGGGATACGGGGGAGATGAATCGAATGAAGCAGACGAGGGAGAGGGAACTGGGACCCGGCGGCCAGTGGGTCTTCCTCTCTGGCGGCGACAACGAACAGAGAGGACGAGGACGAGAGGGAGGAAATGGGGAAGAGGGAAACACCAGTCAGTCGGCCAACGGGTAAAGAAATGAGCGAGGGGTAGGACAGACATCACGCATGTCTAGCTAGCCACGTGGCGTGCTATCAAGGGGAACGGACGAGATTGAGTCCGAAATCGATTGTTGAAGGACGAAAGTGGACAATTTGATAGTTCAGGGGCCAAATTGAGCCTCGGACGATAGTTTAGGGACGAAAATGGCTATTTCGCCTTGTTTTATCGGAGCTTTGTCTTTGAGGTTTTATCACATTTTGATCATTTAAACAATATGCTCTTGTATATAATGTGATTATCGATCGATAGCAACCGTATTCTATATTCATGTAGTATCAGTACCGCAtttgttttttttcatttcttaAAAATATGCATACGTGAATAATTTAGTTTTTTCCCACTACTTTCGAACCATTTTCATCTCTATTTGCTTCGTTTTGTTGCAATTTCTCAAAGCTGGCAACCAAACAATTGGGATATACTTCTTAATTTCCTTGCTAACCAAACATGATAATTGGATTGGAAGcccttgtttttttattttccacATGAAATTAAAATAGGACCTACTTCAATCCATCCTCACACCGATTCAACAACCAAATGACTACCATTTTTAGTTCCTTGTTATAAACATCACATTTCCTTGTTCTTTAGTGACTCAATATAGTAACATTACATTCATGTTTAAGAGTTCTTTTTTCACATGACCGGTATCACTCTGTAGGCACTTCCATACTTCCATCCCAAGTTCTCTCGCTCCTGTGTTTGTTATGTCTCCTAGCCTCCCAAGTCCCATGCTCTCCAATTGTGCGAGTACACATGGCGCCGCACTATTCAAATGCTGCCTGTGAGTGCAGTGGTGGAACCAGGGGCTATGCTCTCAACCCCCACCGCCCCCTCACCCCCACCCCCCCCACACACCccaacacaatgattttttaaaatatttctaTAAATATTTCAATTTATAGCACACCAAGGCATCAATTCACTGTTGCTGCCTTCTCTGTACCCTTTATCCCAAATGTATTACTTTCTGATATTTTGCCTAATTTCTAAGATCTAAGCTCCTGCTTAAACTGTCTACAACAAGGAACATATATGGACACCTAAACCCAAAATCGATAGCAAAGAGATCCAAAATCAGCCTCTAAGACTAGTCTCTAATAAggagacccaaacccaaaatgggtagtGAGAGACCCAAAATCAagctccaacagagtacctatacaggAGACTTATTTTGAGTTGCCTTGAGAGATACAATCCAAATATGggtatcctctctcctagaaacccatttgcagaaaggattctcttttgggtcttgttgttggagaagatgtcgaataggtattgaaccttttgcctgtagcgctacccaaagtacgaatgggtcttgtattttaggtggtattgttggagatagcctaacagagtacctatataggAGACCTATTTTGGATTGTCTGAGAGGCACGACCCAAATATGAGCATCCTCTCTCATAGAAACCTATTTGCAGtattagaaatttaggcattttcattatcagtttaatctagaaaaataacatcagcagaTTCATgatggcatatatgtgcatgtgtatatctctaacgaacgctacagcatgcagagatgacatacagaTAAATACAGTAACAGTAATCAgaaagattagactgtacccagcggatgGTCTCATGCCGAGAGCATCAGAGGCTcaattcgcactagtcgacatagtgcattACTCGAAAGTCGGCGGACCACAGTCGGTGCAGGACGATGTTCGTAGTGTAGCCCCATGAACGGATCactaggaagaagacgccttgatgTTCCAGCAGCCAATCACCGAGAAGAAGATGGGTTCCAAGAGCGATCATCACCAGGAAGAAGGCGTACAGTAGACGAGCAGTcatggatcgctccccaaaaacctaatcgccgcacaccccgtgcaaggttctcaagCGAGCGAGGGttctggaggcacctgctctcccgctgctCCATGCGCGTAGAGGTATGGGACGGGGAAGCCAGAaggctgctgagatgtggtttctctcgaGAGCGGTTGCGAAGACGAAGATCTGAACTGACGGAGGACTCGGATATATGGGTGTGACGGGAATGAagagaggcagcggagaatcgAAAGCTGGAaaggacggtaactgacgcaatcaGTTTGCCTCCATCATCAAAGGGAGTAACTCccgtaattatgtggattaagtgacaAAAGACTGGCCACTGCCCGCCCGATCGCCGCCTGCCTGCCGCGCCCATGGCCCGCCCCGGCcaacggcggcggcagcgcgcgcgcgtggcacgcctttgtcattttctcagcttctcaatttataTGAATAATtttcaaacatataagctaagtcAATGTTCAGTCAAAATATCATGTATGGTATTAAACCTATACAACGCTTAATGTCACGTACCTTgtgcccatattatatccaacatgcAGAAATGATTATCTTTTGGgtcttattgttggagaagacgccgaataggtattgaaccttttgcaTGTAGCGCTACCCTAAAGGATGATtgtgtcttgtattttaggtgttgttgttggagatagccttatgTGCTTCGTAATACGAGAGATCTTGGCCCAGAAATGAGGAGGCCAACCAGGGGCGGACACAAGcagtggggcgggggggggggggggggggggctcaagcccccctacctaTATCGTagcagtggaacccctgtggaagtctcccatgaatttttaggcaaagttctatagtataggggggctaagacttaagatcgaacaacagtgttgttcagccccctgaaatattttctgggtCCGCCGCTGGAGCCAACAGTTAATGGTGACCTATTCTATAGGCCGCAAATAGTTTTTGGTTTATAATTTATCCTTTGTATTGTCAGTGTTGGCCTTTTCTTTAATATTTTGTCAACTTTTTGACATGCAGGTACATAGCGTACGGAATCAACGAGAGCATGTCATCTTACTTCTGGCTAATATGCAAATACGAAGGAATTATCATGAGGTTTCTTTCTGTGTATATTCAGCCCTTATCTAACATTGTTCCTGTTTATATTCCTTTTTGTTTTTATAGAAGGCTTCCATTTCGGTCTTTACAAATCAAAATTCTTGTTGCAGATGGATCAAAATACGTCGTGTTCAGAAAACTATTGAAGAACTACAAGATGTGGTTCGAGTTCCATGGTGGTCAGAACAACCTATGGTCAGTGTGGCAATAGAATGATGAAAGATACTGTCAGTCATGAACTTGATCTTGATAACATGGGGTAAAGGGGgcgtttatttttgtttttgtttgatAGCAGGGGCCgtgcccccccccacccccaccaccCACACAATGAATTTTTTTAATATTCCTATAAATATTTTAATTTACAGAACATCAGGGTATCAATTCACTCATTTTTATTAtaattttgtgatttttatatgaaTATTAACTACATAAAAGTATTAAAAAATCGAGGCATAAATTTATGTATATATTGTCATACTTAGAATTGTCATCATATTTATCCGACCCCCTTTAATCAAAATTATCGGTTCCGCCACTGGGTATCACTAGCAGCAGCAAACCATGCAATCTTAACGAAATTCTTGAATTTCGTGGATACTGAAAATGATTTCACATTTTCTGATTTTCATGTGTCCCTTATTGGTTGCATTTACATGGACGACAACGATACCACTCCATACTAAAATTGATGAAAATTTTCGAAAAGAGGGATAACGAAATGCCCGTTCCACCAACCAGCACCCCGGTCGGCGGCCGAGACAGGCGCTGCCTAACAAAAGGCCCCTCGCTTCAAAATGAACTCACCCTCCACTTTTTCGTCCCTACCCGCAGGAGCCTTGAACTCCACTCCAAATTCAAACTTGGGGGCGTCCACACAACGTCTCGCAGATCCCAGGGTGCAACCTGTAAAATCACCCCCTCTCCGTCCCTCTCCGAGACTGAGGTCTTTTATACTCTAGTTCAGTAGGAGCCGCTCCTCCGCCTCCCGTTGTCACCTCCTCCACCAGTCCCCCTCGGCCTTCTCCCCTCCACAAGGCGTCGCCCGCTCCCCTCCCCTCTTTCGCCGGCACGGACGATgaacggaggcggcggcgggcggcggcggtacTCCTCGGAGCAGCTCCTCTTCGACGTCCCCGCCAATGCCGGTGCCGCCGGCCGGTGGGCGCAGCAGGTACGCGGCTTAGCGCTCCATCGAGATCTGCGCGGGGTCCAGGTTTTCCGGTTTCTTCTGGGACGAGCTCATCGGCGGGTCGCTTTGTGTGTGCAGCGCGGCGGGGTGCGGCGCGGGGACGGGGAGATCTTCGTGTCGGTGGAGCCCGCGACGCCGGCGCGGCTGCGCGGAGGGGACGCCGCGGCCGGGGAATCGCCGGGACAGAGGCAGCAGCTCAGTCCTGGGTTGCTCGATCTCCATGCGTTCGACACGGAGCTAATCCCCGATGTGAGGCCAATCATCTGCACTCTTTAAGTTTTTTTTCTCACCAGTTGCTGCTTCTGTTTCGGTGACCACGCCTGTTTGCGATAAATCTTATTGTTCGAGAATGCTGTCGGCGTGCTGGATCTGATGTTGCTAAAGTGAACGGGGAGGGTCATGGGATCGGGAAAACGTTGCTTTAATTTCGTTTCTGAATTGGTCATCGGCTTCCATAACACACATTTTTCCGGGTCTTCTAGGCGTGCTGATTTTTATGTACAGAAATTGGAATGCTAAACTTATATTTTGTTGGTGGAATCATGGTCGGTTGTTGAGATGGGACACCACATTAGTATGTTGATTTATCAGTCTGTTTGAATTGTTAAATTTAATCTGGTCCTTTAGTTCAGAAGATGCATCTACTTTTATCCAGTGATGATCCTTCATTCGTTCTTTAATCCTAACCTTTTCCCCGGACAATATGGTGCTGTAGAAAAAGATGCCTTGTCATTTCCGCATTGACAGTTCTTAATAACTTAATCTAAAATTCGTATTTCATGTATACAGTTTCAAGTACCAGGGATTTATGATGGTGCCCAAAAGTTTGGCTATGGAGGAGGTTTAGATGAATCTGATATGAGATTCACAGCAAACAAGCTGATGAGCAAGTCGACTGTTTTTCTTGATGGTAACTACCTGAAGGCCTTCACTGATAAAGAAAAGGCAGCACCTGTCGCAAAAATCAAAGTGGTGGTATGTTCTTTCGTTTTGTCACACACTTGCTGATAAATAGTTCTGGTTGCCTTAGCTGTTATGTCATAATCTGTCAATTTCTAATAGTTTTGATGTGACATATAAAATGCAGGTGCGCAAAAGACCACTTAACAAAAAGGAAGtatcaaagaaggaagaagaTATCATAGACATTGAACAAAACTCTCTGACTGTCCATGAGACTAAACTTAAGGTTTGCATTTTCTTCTTTTGCCATTCCTGATGACAATCTTGAGAATCTTAATATCTGGCACATGATTCACAGGTTGACCTTACTGAATATGTCGAAAAACATGAGTTTGTATTCGATGCTGTCTTAGATGAAGATgtttcaaatgatgaggtgcctACATATTGCAAACTCTTTGCTATTAGTGGTAGTATTGTACATCCATCCTCAGTCCTGTTTTTATCCAACCTACAGGTTTATCGTGAAACAGTGGAGCCTGTGGTTCCTGCAATTTTTAATCGAACAAAAGCAACTTGTTTTGCTTATGGACAAACCGGTACACGTCCAATCTTCTCTAGATCCTATATCCACAGAACACTTGATATCACTTGAACTAATATTCTCCACTCAGGTAGTGGAAAGACGTATACCATGCGTCCCCTCCCACTTAAGGCTTCCCAAGATATCTTGAGGTTAATGCACCATACGTATCGAAACCAAGGATTTCAGCTGTATGTTAGCTTCTTTGAGATATATGGGGGTAAATTATTTGACCTTCTCAATGATAGGAGGTGAGTTACCACAAAGTCTGTGATGTTAACGGATTGTGTATATCTATGTGCTTGCTATTCCTCACATTTTGAATCTGAATTTTTTCTTGCAGCAAACTTTGCATGAGAGAGGATGGAAAGCAAAAGGTTTGTATTGTTGGTTTGCAAGAGTATAGAGTGTCTGATGTAGAGACTATCAAGGAGTTGATTGAAAAGGGCAGTGCTACCAGAAGTACTGGCACAACCGGTGCAAATGAGGAGTCCTCGAGGTCTCATGCCATTCTTCAGCTTGCTATTAAACGCCGTGTGGATGGCAATGACTCCAAACCACCCAGACCAGTCGgcaagttgtcatttattgaccTTGCTGGCAGTGAGCGTGGTGCTGATACAACTGACAATGATAAACAAACAAGGTCACCTTTCACAATTCACCCCCTTTATTCTAGTTTGCAGTACCTCGTGAATGTATTGGCATTTTGTTTATCGAACTGTCCTTTCTGAAACGCAATGCAGAATCGAGGGTGCTGAGATCAACAAAAGTTTGCTTGCCTTAAAGGAATGCATTAGAGCACTTGATAATGATCAGACTCACATTCCTTTCCGAGGTAGCAAATTAACTGAAGTCTTGCGGGACTCATTCATTGGAGACTCACGCACTGTCATGATATCATGCATTTCTCCTAGTTCTGGCTCTTGCGAGCATACTCTGAACACGTTGAGATATGCTGACAGGTGGTTACTTACCTCCATTGTTTCTGTTACTATAACTGCTCATATTCTTATAATATGCACAACACATTCTCATTTTTCAGAGTGAAGAGTTTGTCAAAGGGAAGCAATGCCAAGAAAGATGTGTCTTTGGCAGTGCCTTTAAGAGAGTCGAGTCCTTCCCCACTGACTTCAGTTGTACCTTCATTCCCTGCATCTGAGGTTATGAATGATATCACCGAGAGAAGCAATTTTGGTTGGCCCAAGCAGCAGTATGTTAAAGAACAGCCTGCTCCAACATTCGTTGAACGAATGCCCAAGGTGAAGGATTCGGTGGAGTTCACCTCATCATATGGTGCTTATTCGATGGAACAAAGAAGCAAGGGTTGTATGGCACCAAACTTAGCTGGAGTGCCAGATATAATGTACCAGCAGGGAAGGCAACCAGCAAGGAAGGCTAAAGATACCACTTTTGGGAATAATATGAGAAATTCCATTGCTTACCCAACTAGAAGGGTTGAGCCAGATGAAGATGAGCATCTAAATAATCTTCTCCAGGTAGTGCTTCTCTATGAGATTTTCTTGTCACAACATGACTGAGGTGAATATTGACTTCGAATAATTGCTGCAGGAAGAGGAAGACCTGGTTAGTGCTCATAGGAAGCAGGTTGAAGAGACGCTGGACATCCTCAAAGAGGTTAGTACCCTACGGATCTAAATTGCCTCATTGTGTCGCTGAATCATTTTGCTCTAACACCTTTCCCTTGATCAGGAAATGAACATATTAGGCGAAGCGGATCAGCCTGGCTTCCAACTCGATGACTACCTTGCGAGACTAAGCAGTATACTCTCGCAGAAGGCGGCCGGAATTGTGGACCTACAGGCTCGGTTGGGGCAGTTCCAGAGGCTTTTGAACGAGAACAACGTGCTGCTCTATGATCAGAGCCCTTGATCGTAGTTCTGTCGGATCAATCTGTTGCCTTGATGCCACCGGAAATGGTGGGCACTGGTGATTTCTGCCAGAGTCTCAGGTGGCGGCAACCTATGCGTGGTTGCTGTGGCCTTGATGCTGCGATTGTAAGTTGTAACCCATAGGTGCCAGTGAAACGCAGAACTAGATGGCTAGTTCACAGCCTGCTGCCATGGTTCTTTGGCATGGCCGGCCCGGCAACCTATTTTGTACTAGAGCTGCTCCATCCTTGTGTGTGTCACATGAATGCTCTGTTTTATTTGTAGCTCAACAAATACATTTTTCCCCCTTTCTGATGTATGAAATTTTCCAGAGTGTATGGTATCATCCCGTTATACACTTTTTCCAAGTACTCCCTACTTACGTCTGTTGACGTTTATTGTACGAGACGCATGATACATCTGCGCAGCTCAGTTATTTGCACGGTCTAGCAATCTAATCTATCTAGACATAAATATCTTAATGATGCCACTAAAGAAATGTATCGTAATGGTGAGGAGCGCCTTGCGTTGTCTCGTCCCTCTCAAAAAAGAAGGGAAAAAAGAGCTCCCATTTAACTAGTTGTATAGTCTGATTTATTCACGGAGAACCAGCTGGGGGAAAAAAAAGACGCTCAGATTCCTATCCGGATTCAATTCCGTGTCCGATCATGACGTAGTACAACTGCAAAACAGATTTTATCACAAACAACCGATCCTTCAGACCAGAGCGCGGGAGGTCGGCCACCATGCACATGCAGTGCCTGGCGCGGGCAGTTGCACGGAGCGCGGGCGCCGCAGGCGCAGCGGTGGAGGGTTACGGCGGGCAGAGGTTTCTCGCCACTGGCCGCGCCGTCGCGAAGAGCTAAATCAAACCGAGGCCCGTCgtcagtggcggatccaggattTCAGTCATGGGGGTACGGACCTAAGTGACACAATTCGCTAATGATATAAACGATCTAAGTGATGCAGTtcactaagagcaactccaaaagATTGTATATCTTTCATATGATTTATAGAAAAGCTGGCGGAGTGTACAGAATATAGAAAGTGTTTTTCATAAAAtaactctccaaatgatgatttagagagtaaatTTTACAAAGACTATTGGAGATCGATGCTCTAAGGATACAATTAACCAACATTCATTTAGGAGTATACAGATATAGTCATTGCCAAGGTCTTCATAAGCATATTAGTTTCTTGCTGACTCAGGGTAGACCAAGAAATCTTTTGTGCTTTGTATATAGAGTAATATATTAAAAATGCTAGATCATTGTTTCTGTTAATACCACAAtgttctacaaaaagaaaaattATTTATTTGTCGAGTAATCTACAGATGACTTTTCTTTCCAAAAATTGTCTGATTATCAAACAAAATCAAGACTCAAACTTCACAAATTAAAACTATAATGATGGTTTGGAAGGAAAAAGAGTCAACTTTTCCACAAAAAAAACTGTCCAATTAATTCGTTTTcatatttatctttttttttagcAAAACTCGTTCGTATTTATCTTATACTTGTGTTTGTGCACAGGTTAACTTTGGATTCCCAGGCTTTAGAAGAAAGAGCTATAGTCCATCATCTTAGATGAGTACTTGAGCTCAAGAatttgttatttgataatgtttTACATAATTAAATATTATAGGTACATATACTTAGTGTTTCTACAGAATTTTTGGGGGTACAGCTGTACCCCCATGCACCTATACTACATCCGCCACTGCCCGTCGTCAACGTTTTTTTGAAGTAATCTGATGGGATCATTCTTAGCAAACATGTTACTGGTCAGAAAAAGAAAGGAATAAACTCTACAATGGTATGGCGATGGTTATTATCAAAATGTAAATATTCTGAGATATTCTAGTTGCATAGCTGGACTGTATAGTTGGCAAGCTCAATGGTTTACAGAGAAATAAACCCGGCTCACAGAAAGGGAAGCCAACATAACAAAATATGTCATAGATGATGCTAGGCTTCTtgataagttgacacatgcaaCGTATTGTTCTCCATAGAGTACCATAAATACCTAAGGTGATTTGTATATAAAAATAAAACATTTACTTAGTGGCGATACATCAATAGATGGGCCCATGAAACGGAGCCATAAACCACATAGATGACCATaacttgattcagtggcatgtcACTTGAGCTCACGGCATGGCTGGGAGTTCCTGCTGCAGTTTATGTACAGGCCGCTTCCATCGGGTGAGTCTGTAGAACCTACGGAAGATGGAAGGAaatcagagtacgtatatatgaTCACGTGTTAGAAATGTAGCAGAATTGCAAGTATTTAGTTTCAATGTGTCCATGTTCTGAGCATAATATGTATCCATTTGATGGGTGGAAACGTGTAACA includes:
- the LOC136458529 gene encoding kinesin-like protein KIN-13B; amino-acid sequence: MNGGGGGRRRYSSEQLLFDVPANAGAAGRWAQQRGGVRRGDGEIFVSVEPATPARLRGGDAAAGESPGQRQQLSPGLLDLHAFDTELIPDFQVPGIYDGAQKFGYGGGLDESDMRFTANKLMSKSTVFLDGNYLKAFTDKEKAAPVAKIKVVVRKRPLNKKEVSKKEEDIIDIEQNSLTVHETKLKVDLTEYVEKHEFVFDAVLDEDVSNDEVYRETVEPVVPAIFNRTKATCFAYGQTGSGKTYTMRPLPLKASQDILRLMHHTYRNQGFQLYVSFFEIYGGKLFDLLNDRSKLCMREDGKQKVCIVGLQEYRVSDVETIKELIEKGSATRSTGTTGANEESSRSHAILQLAIKRRVDGNDSKPPRPVGKLSFIDLAGSERGADTTDNDKQTRIEGAEINKSLLALKECIRALDNDQTHIPFRGSKLTEVLRDSFIGDSRTVMISCISPSSGSCEHTLNTLRYADRVKSLSKGSNAKKDVSLAVPLRESSPSPLTSVVPSFPASEVMNDITERSNFGWPKQQYVKEQPAPTFVERMPKVKDSVEFTSSYGAYSMEQRSKGCMAPNLAGVPDIMYQQGRQPARKAKDTTFGNNMRNSIAYPTRRVEPDEDEHLNNLLQEEEDLVSAHRKQVEETLDILKEEMNILGEADQPGFQLDDYLARLSSILSQKAAGIVDLQARLGQFQRLLNENNVLLYDQSP